A part of Melioribacteraceae bacterium genomic DNA contains:
- a CDS encoding glycosyltransferase, translating into MNNLIDLSIIIVNYNVKEFLLNLLQSIRNGVNNIRTEIIVVDNASDDGSVELLKERFPEVKLIVNSSNAGFGAANNQALQIAEGKYLLLINPDTIIKENTLKEMISFFESHTEAGIAGCKVLNPDGSLQLACRRGFPGPWTSFTKVMGLSRLFPKSRLFARYNLTFLPENETYEVDAVSGAFMMMRRELYKKIGGFDPRFFMYGEDLDLCYRAQKSGYKVFYVHTTEVIHFKGESTKRSSMDETKVFYDAMHLFVRKHFSSSFVTESILQVAIILRKLIAFANVYKLALASIVIDFIIAAAAVRAAESVYSNNNWNGFPEFSKPLVYFIPALMQVVISLMNGSYKKKSLSTLRTIGSLFYGLIILSAFTYFFKQVAFSRAVVLITYIILFVSFPLWRIFLKGIFRIGLESDTRKSRTLIAGSETKALELTGKLKSDFSNLYQIVGFIGLTRRNIGSQIGSYKVLGTLENIKKIIADEKIDRVIFSSDDISFDQMFSAVSSSQGENVEFMVAGKELDYLVGKSSIKMLDDIPLLKVQYNISSFPHRITKQIFDFGFSLILILLLVYPLIYLIHKFTSKKSDFFQFILGIPSVLAGKKSFIGPLNSSFHGELFIGKPGLTGLWYIENVDRQDPVELKNLDLFYAKNQSIWYDMEILGRTFSKMFFRSE; encoded by the coding sequence ATGAATAATCTGATCGATCTCTCCATAATAATTGTTAACTATAACGTGAAGGAGTTTCTTCTCAACCTTCTCCAGTCGATTAGGAACGGCGTTAATAACATAAGAACCGAAATAATTGTTGTCGATAATGCGTCTGATGACGGAAGCGTTGAACTGCTGAAAGAGAGATTTCCTGAGGTTAAGTTAATTGTTAATTCATCCAATGCCGGTTTCGGTGCGGCAAATAATCAGGCGCTTCAGATTGCCGAAGGTAAATATCTTCTTCTTATCAATCCTGATACAATAATTAAAGAGAATACGCTTAAAGAGATGATCAGCTTCTTCGAAAGCCATACTGAAGCCGGAATAGCGGGGTGCAAAGTACTTAATCCGGATGGCTCTCTTCAGCTTGCCTGCCGAAGAGGTTTCCCGGGTCCATGGACCTCATTTACAAAAGTGATGGGACTTAGCCGTCTCTTTCCTAAGAGCAGATTGTTCGCGCGCTACAACCTTACCTTTCTTCCGGAAAATGAGACTTACGAAGTTGATGCTGTCAGCGGTGCCTTTATGATGATGCGGAGAGAACTCTATAAGAAAATCGGCGGCTTCGATCCAAGGTTCTTCATGTACGGTGAGGATCTCGATCTCTGTTACAGGGCTCAGAAATCCGGTTATAAGGTTTTCTATGTCCATACTACCGAAGTGATTCACTTCAAGGGCGAAAGTACTAAAAGAAGCAGCATGGACGAAACCAAAGTGTTTTATGATGCAATGCATCTCTTCGTTCGTAAACATTTTTCTTCCTCTTTCGTAACTGAATCGATTCTACAGGTTGCAATAATTTTAAGAAAACTGATTGCCTTTGCCAATGTCTATAAGCTTGCCCTTGCGAGTATAGTGATCGATTTTATAATTGCTGCCGCTGCTGTCCGTGCCGCGGAATCGGTCTACTCTAATAATAACTGGAACGGTTTCCCCGAATTCAGCAAGCCCTTGGTCTATTTCATACCGGCTCTTATGCAGGTCGTTATTTCGTTGATGAATGGAAGTTATAAGAAAAAATCCTTGTCAACTCTTAGAACAATCGGTTCTCTCTTCTACGGATTGATTATTCTTAGTGCGTTTACTTACTTCTTCAAACAGGTTGCTTTCAGTCGTGCGGTTGTACTGATTACTTATATTATTCTCTTTGTATCATTTCCGCTCTGGCGGATTTTTCTAAAAGGAATTTTCAGAATAGGACTTGAAAGCGATACGCGAAAGTCGCGGACTCTTATCGCCGGTAGCGAGACGAAAGCTTTGGAACTGACAGGCAAACTCAAATCGGATTTCAGTAATCTATATCAAATCGTCGGTTTTATCGGACTTACAAGAAGAAACATCGGAAGTCAAATCGGCAGTTACAAAGTCCTCGGCACTCTCGAGAACATTAAAAAAATTATTGCTGACGAAAAAATAGACAGAGTAATTTTCTCTTCGGATGATATTTCGTTCGATCAGATGTTCTCCGCTGTTTCCTCATCGCAGGGAGAAAATGTTGAATTCATGGTTGCCGGTAAAGAGCTCGATTACCTGGTCGGCAAATCCTCTATTAAAATGCTCGACGATATTCCTCTCCTTAAAGTCCAGTATAATATTTCCTCATTCCCGCATCGGATTACAAAACAGATATTCGACTTCGGTTTCAGTTTAATTTTAATTTTACTTTTGGTCTACCCTTTGATATATTTGATCCACAAGTTCACATCTAAGAAGAGCGATTTTTTTCAATTCATTCTAGGAATTCCGTCGGTTCTTGCCGGGAAAAAGAGTTTCATCGGTCCTTTGAATTCTTCTTTCCACGGTGAACTTTTTATAGGAAAGCCGGGATTAACGGGATTGTGGTATATTGAAAATGTGGACAGGCAGGATCCCGTTGAATTAAAGAACCTGGATCTCTTCTATGCCAAGAACCAGAGTATCTGGTACGACATGGAGATCCTAGGAAGGACTTTTTCTAAAATGTTTTTTAGGTCGGAGTAA
- a CDS encoding glycosyltransferase family 4 protein, producing the protein MRILQILPKIPYPPVDGHTKSMWGVIKYLRQCGHEIDVIAYSQQKDFRNDISEIEKYAKLYPLDLITRNSIAGAVVNLFSKTPYNLSKYVRPELDSFISGHLKKNKYDIIHITNAHMGWIVDRIRSLCDTPVVLRQENLELTIMERYYKKQSNPLLKFYAYIQYRKFIKYEPVLCSRFDCVIMMSAEDERRLKRFNPHVKTVTIPLGIEKELLEVNRTEIEKYSLVHIGSLDWYPNYDGFKWFVNCIFPAIVRKFKDVKLYHYGGGIPGKFFFPESVKDNIIVKGFVKDIFQELADKSLAIVPLRIGSGIRVKILELLASGVNIVTTPMGMEGIPVENGKEILVAENELGFESLIIEFFDEKFDGKNISLKGKEFIKENYLWESIAEKFEDTYRKLLKGGE; encoded by the coding sequence ATGCGGATACTACAGATACTTCCGAAAATTCCTTATCCTCCTGTCGATGGCCATACGAAAAGTATGTGGGGTGTTATCAAATATCTTCGGCAGTGCGGTCATGAAATTGATGTAATTGCTTACAGCCAGCAGAAGGATTTTCGAAATGATATTAGTGAAATAGAAAAATACGCAAAACTGTATCCGCTCGATCTGATTACCCGGAACAGCATTGCTGGTGCCGTCGTAAATCTCTTCAGCAAAACTCCTTACAACCTAAGCAAGTATGTCCGTCCCGAACTTGATTCTTTTATTTCCGGTCATCTTAAAAAAAATAAATATGATATTATTCATATTACCAATGCTCACATGGGATGGATTGTTGACAGGATAAGAAGTCTGTGCGACACACCGGTTGTATTGCGGCAGGAGAATCTTGAATTGACAATTATGGAGAGGTATTACAAAAAACAATCGAATCCTCTTCTGAAATTCTATGCCTATATTCAGTATAGAAAATTTATAAAATATGAACCGGTTCTCTGCTCCCGCTTCGACTGCGTTATTATGATGAGCGCCGAGGATGAAAGAAGATTAAAGCGGTTTAATCCGCATGTAAAAACCGTTACTATTCCCCTCGGTATTGAAAAGGAACTGCTGGAAGTAAATAGAACTGAAATTGAAAAATATTCCTTGGTTCATATCGGTTCGCTTGATTGGTATCCGAACTACGACGGTTTTAAGTGGTTTGTTAATTGTATTTTCCCGGCAATTGTAAGAAAATTCAAAGACGTAAAACTTTATCACTACGGCGGGGGAATACCCGGAAAATTTTTCTTTCCCGAGTCCGTGAAAGATAATATAATTGTTAAGGGATTTGTGAAGGATATATTCCAAGAATTGGCGGACAAGTCCCTTGCTATTGTTCCGCTCAGGATAGGGAGCGGTATAAGAGTTAAGATCCTTGAACTGCTTGCCTCCGGTGTTAATATTGTTACAACTCCGATGGGAATGGAAGGAATTCCGGTTGAAAACGGTAAGGAGATTCTTGTTGCGGAGAATGAGTTAGGGTTTGAATCTTTAATTATCGAATTCTTCGATGAGAAATTTGATGGTAAAAATATATCCCTGAAAGGAAAAGAATTCATTAAAGAGAATTATCTTTGGGAGTCGATTGCTGAAAAATTTGAAGATACATACCGTAAGTTGCTGAAAGGCGGGGAATGA
- a CDS encoding sugar transferase, whose translation MNKNIEKLLILVTDFFTVNLSWILFFYLRVETGWFQLLSQPDFLLPLFSIYFYWLIIFTFVGMYRTWFALSRFDELSTLFKASFVGIFILLFVIMWDDYNTGAVSSFRFYIFLYWLIFLFFVGSGRLIVRSIQRNLLIKGIGRRNALIIGFNERANQIHDTILDHRALGLDVVAYVAVFGKNLGKEYKDVKVIDIVANLEKIIDQYSIKNIIISIERHHEDTLLEIISKCEGKNISIKIVPDLYDIISGQARTSQIYGVPLIDVMPELMPEWEKKLKRLMDILLSLVLIIITLPFTLLTALAIKLESPGPVFYRQERMGMNGKIFRIVKFRTMVKDAEKLTGPVWSTKDDPRITKTGKLIRKIRVDEIPQVYNVLKGDMSFVGPRPERPYFVEKLSEEIPLYKRRLKVRPGITGWAQVKHKYDETIEDVKVKLRYDLFYIENISLRMDFKILFRTVFVVLFGKGHYD comes from the coding sequence TTGAACAAAAATATTGAAAAACTCCTTATACTCGTTACTGATTTCTTTACGGTAAATCTTTCCTGGATTCTCTTTTTTTATCTCAGGGTTGAAACCGGATGGTTCCAGTTGTTGTCGCAGCCCGATTTTCTTCTTCCGCTTTTTTCAATTTATTTCTACTGGCTGATTATCTTCACATTTGTAGGAATGTACCGCACCTGGTTTGCTCTTTCGAGATTTGATGAATTATCCACACTCTTCAAGGCATCGTTCGTAGGTATCTTCATTCTTCTTTTCGTTATAATGTGGGATGATTATAATACTGGTGCTGTATCTTCTTTCAGGTTCTATATTTTCCTCTACTGGCTGATCTTCCTTTTCTTTGTAGGAAGCGGACGTCTTATTGTCCGGAGTATTCAGCGCAATCTTTTGATAAAAGGTATTGGAAGAAGGAATGCGCTCATTATCGGATTTAATGAAAGAGCTAATCAAATACATGATACCATTCTGGATCACCGTGCCTTGGGTCTCGATGTTGTTGCCTATGTTGCCGTCTTCGGTAAAAACCTGGGAAAAGAATATAAAGATGTAAAAGTAATAGATATTGTCGCCAACCTTGAGAAGATTATTGACCAGTACAGCATCAAGAATATTATTATATCGATTGAACGTCATCACGAAGATACTCTTCTCGAAATAATATCCAAATGCGAAGGGAAAAACATATCCATTAAAATTGTTCCGGACTTATATGATATTATAAGCGGACAGGCCCGCACTTCACAGATTTATGGTGTACCGCTAATTGACGTTATGCCGGAACTGATGCCCGAATGGGAAAAAAAACTGAAACGGCTTATGGATATCCTTCTTTCACTTGTCCTGATAATAATTACACTGCCATTCACTTTACTGACCGCTCTTGCAATTAAACTGGAAAGCCCCGGCCCTGTTTTTTACAGACAGGAGCGGATGGGTATGAACGGAAAAATATTCCGCATTGTAAAATTCAGAACTATGGTGAAGGATGCCGAAAAATTAACAGGTCCCGTCTGGTCAACCAAGGACGATCCAAGAATTACTAAAACCGGAAAACTTATCCGTAAGATCAGAGTGGATGAAATCCCCCAGGTATATAATGTGCTTAAAGGTGATATGAGCTTTGTTGGCCCGCGGCCCGAACGCCCTTACTTTGTTGAAAAACTCTCCGAGGAAATTCCGCTCTATAAAAGACGCTTAAAAGTAAGACCAGGAATTACCGGCTGGGCTCAGGTGAAACATAAGTACGATGAAACCATTGAAGATGTTAAAGTTAAATTGCGTTACGACCTTTTTTATATCGAGAATATTAGTCTCAGAATGGATTTTAAAATTCTTTTCAGGACAGTTTTTGTTGTTCTGTTCGGAAAAGGTCATTATGATTAA
- a CDS encoding polyprenol monophosphomannose synthase encodes MKTIVIIPTYNELNNIQKLIPEILESYPGINILVVDDNSPDGTTAYVEKLSQNDKRINLISRPGKMGLGTAYVAGFKFALQNNFDAVIQMDADFSHDPKEIRNFLELIPIYDLVIGSRYIYGVRVINWPIRRLLLSYFANLYTRVITGLPVKDGTGGFKCIRKEVLQSIDLDRIHSNGYSFQIEINFLAWKKKFRLTEMPIVFVDRVKGTSKMSKKIVREAVFMVWKLRFKSLFGSLK; translated from the coding sequence ATGAAAACTATAGTAATTATACCAACATATAACGAACTGAATAATATTCAGAAATTGATTCCGGAAATTCTCGAATCATATCCCGGTATTAATATTCTTGTAGTTGATGATAATTCTCCAGACGGTACTACGGCTTATGTTGAAAAATTATCGCAAAATGATAAGAGGATAAATCTTATCAGCCGGCCCGGTAAAATGGGACTCGGAACGGCATATGTAGCCGGATTCAAATTCGCTCTTCAGAATAATTTTGATGCGGTCATTCAGATGGATGCCGATTTCTCCCACGATCCGAAGGAGATAAGGAATTTTCTCGAGCTAATACCAATTTACGACCTTGTAATCGGAAGCAGGTATATTTACGGCGTAAGAGTAATTAACTGGCCTATCCGTCGTTTGTTACTTAGTTACTTTGCGAACCTCTACACCCGGGTAATAACCGGTCTTCCGGTTAAAGATGGTACTGGCGGATTTAAGTGCATAAGAAAGGAAGTGCTTCAATCGATCGATCTCGACAGGATCCATTCCAACGGATATTCCTTTCAGATCGAAATAAATTTTCTAGCCTGGAAGAAGAAGTTTAGATTGACCGAAATGCCGATTGTTTTTGTTGATAGAGTGAAAGGGACTTCTAAAATGTCTAAAAAAATTGTTCGTGAAGCCGTCTTCATGGTTTGGAAACTTAGATTTAAAAGTTTATTCGGATCGCTTAAATAA
- a CDS encoding glycosyltransferase family 2 protein, with protein MEPVPSQIDVSIIIVNYNAFDLLDKCLGSLFNFCKGTVNEIFVVDNNSTSGNIEKLTAKYSGVRLIKNESNIGFAAANNVALPFVKGKYILFLNNDTVFREDSIKTVYDFAESKTVPVFTGIQLLNSDLSKQESVVEFPGLWNTITENLFLYKLFAGKKLFDKYWQNRVTFEEPVEVDVIRGAFMFCPSAKIMEMKGFDERFFFYSEETDLCKRFKDSGGRVFFNPSTSIIHYGGASADSDLWFKFKNQTTGKIQFYQKHFRGANFMVLILFHWIGLVLRGFIFSVVGAVSFNRNTILKGYYFFRQLFVYPVNRSK; from the coding sequence ATGGAGCCGGTACCTTCACAGATAGATGTATCAATTATTATTGTAAATTACAACGCCTTCGATCTTCTAGATAAGTGTCTCGGATCGTTATTCAATTTCTGTAAAGGAACTGTGAATGAAATATTCGTAGTTGATAACAATTCAACTTCCGGAAATATCGAGAAGCTTACCGCAAAATATTCCGGAGTCCGGCTTATTAAAAATGAATCTAATATCGGTTTCGCCGCAGCCAATAATGTTGCGTTGCCGTTCGTTAAAGGGAAGTATATTCTGTTCTTGAATAACGATACGGTTTTTAGAGAGGATTCTATTAAGACAGTTTATGATTTTGCCGAATCGAAAACCGTACCGGTATTTACGGGGATTCAATTGCTGAATTCAGATCTCTCGAAACAGGAAAGCGTTGTTGAATTTCCCGGATTGTGGAATACGATAACTGAGAACCTCTTCCTCTATAAGTTATTTGCCGGGAAAAAGTTATTCGATAAGTACTGGCAGAACCGGGTAACTTTTGAAGAACCAGTCGAAGTGGATGTTATACGCGGGGCTTTCATGTTCTGTCCCTCCGCAAAAATTATGGAGATGAAAGGATTTGACGAAAGATTCTTTTTCTATTCTGAAGAAACAGACCTCTGCAAACGTTTTAAAGACTCGGGCGGCAGAGTATTTTTTAATCCCTCCACTTCCATAATCCATTACGGCGGAGCTTCGGCCGATTCGGATCTCTGGTTCAAATTCAAAAATCAAACTACAGGCAAGATTCAGTTCTATCAGAAACACTTTCGCGGCGCTAATTTCATGGTTCTAATTTTATTTCACTGGATAGGACTGGTTCTCAGAGGCTTCATATTTTCAGTTGTCGGAGCAGTATCTTTTAACAGGAATACGATTCTGAAAGGATATTATTTTTTCAGGCAATTATTTGTTTACCCAGTAAACAGGTCTAAATAA
- the lhgO gene encoding L-2-hydroxyglutarate oxidase — protein MKYDIIVIGAGIVGLASALKILEKNPSLKILILEKESSVARHQTGNNSGVIHSGIYYKPGSLKATNCINGYKMLLDFCDSNDVKYEICGKIIVATSEKEIPYMKNLYERGIQNGLTGLKLLSREEVSEIEPHVDCKGAIKVPQTGIINYTGVCNKYLELILKYGSNILFNETVTDIKISGSGCEVITFNSVYQSDFVVTCAGLQSDRLARMTHPNLQIKIIPFRGEYYKIKDEKKDLVKHLIYPVPNPEFPFLGVHFTRMINGEREAGPNAVLSFKREGYSKTSFNIKDAFETFTYPGFHKVVKKNWKVGIGEFYKSFNKSAFVSELQKLIPGIQKDDLITGGAGIRAQACSRDGGLLDDFYIVEDKRIFHVCNAPSPAATSSLSIGDYLANKVLANLN, from the coding sequence ATGAAATATGACATTATTGTGATAGGTGCGGGAATTGTCGGATTGGCCTCGGCACTTAAAATCCTCGAAAAAAATCCTTCACTTAAAATCCTTATCCTGGAAAAGGAAAGTTCGGTTGCCCGCCATCAGACAGGAAATAACAGCGGTGTTATTCATTCGGGTATCTATTATAAACCCGGCAGCCTGAAAGCAACAAACTGTATTAACGGTTATAAGATGCTTCTCGATTTCTGCGATAGTAATGATGTAAAATATGAAATCTGCGGAAAGATAATTGTTGCAACTTCCGAAAAAGAAATTCCTTATATGAAAAACCTCTATGAACGCGGAATCCAGAACGGACTTACCGGATTGAAATTGTTGAGCAGAGAAGAAGTCAGTGAAATTGAACCGCATGTTGATTGCAAAGGTGCTATCAAAGTACCTCAAACTGGAATTATAAATTACACCGGGGTATGCAATAAATATCTTGAGTTGATTCTAAAATACGGCTCTAATATTCTCTTCAATGAGACAGTTACTGATATTAAAATTTCCGGAAGCGGATGCGAAGTGATAACCTTTAATTCCGTTTATCAATCGGACTTTGTTGTTACATGCGCGGGACTTCAGTCGGACCGTTTAGCCAGGATGACCCACCCCAATCTTCAGATTAAAATTATTCCTTTCCGCGGTGAATATTATAAGATAAAAGATGAAAAGAAAGATCTGGTGAAACATCTGATCTATCCGGTACCGAATCCCGAATTCCCTTTCCTTGGTGTTCATTTTACACGGATGATAAACGGTGAAAGAGAGGCCGGGCCTAATGCCGTCCTGTCATTCAAAAGGGAAGGATATTCTAAAACAAGTTTTAATATAAAAGATGCTTTCGAAACTTTTACTTACCCCGGTTTTCATAAGGTTGTTAAGAAGAATTGGAAAGTCGGCATCGGAGAATTTTACAAATCTTTCAACAAGTCGGCTTTTGTTAGTGAACTTCAAAAGCTGATACCCGGTATTCAAAAGGACGATCTTATTACCGGAGGGGCAGGCATACGCGCTCAGGCATGCAGTAGAGACGGAGGATTGCTCGACGATTTTTACATTGTCGAGGATAAAAGAATTTTCCATGTTTGCAATGCTCCTTCGCCGGCAGCAACGAGTTCTCTTTCAATTGGCGATTATCTGGCAAATAAAGTTTTAGCGAATCTGAATTAA
- a CDS encoding glycosyltransferase gives MIYLGEILFYLAGFLILNSFFLYPVVIYFKSRKHSGPKTESGFEPKVSILIAAYNEEKVIEERIKNISELNYDLNKIEVFIGSDLSTDRTNEILIEQGKKYNWLNIYLSEERKGKAGILNELFRKVNNEILVFTDANTKFHRNALRNLIEDFSDKMIGGVCGKLVLVDNESSKSEGVEEVEYWKYETFIKKLEGRCGILLAANGGIFAIRKELYHPVPVVKAVTDDLFISLSVISGGFKFSYRNDALAYEDTGKDLSAEYGRKVRFGATNFQTLIYFKNLLWDKNKFLSYAFWSHKVTRWFLPLLLFILFIISYMIMNQNLFAQKVFYLQFILYLLALCGYLLSLIKVRIPVFSLPYFFVVSNLAIAEGFIKFLKKQHSVIWTSTER, from the coding sequence ATGATCTATTTAGGTGAAATATTATTTTATCTGGCGGGATTTCTTATCCTCAATTCCTTTTTTCTTTATCCTGTTGTTATTTATTTTAAAAGCAGAAAACATTCCGGACCCAAAACCGAATCCGGCTTTGAACCCAAAGTATCTATTCTTATCGCTGCTTATAATGAGGAAAAAGTTATTGAGGAACGGATCAAAAATATCTCCGAACTCAATTATGACCTGAATAAAATTGAAGTCTTTATCGGCTCCGATCTCTCTACCGACCGAACAAATGAAATTCTGATTGAACAGGGAAAAAAATATAACTGGCTGAATATTTATCTCTCCGAAGAAAGAAAAGGGAAAGCCGGAATTCTGAACGAACTCTTCAGAAAAGTTAATAACGAAATCCTAGTGTTTACGGATGCAAATACTAAATTTCACAGAAACGCACTACGAAATCTTATAGAGGATTTTTCGGATAAAATGATCGGAGGAGTATGCGGCAAACTTGTCCTCGTCGATAACGAATCGAGTAAAAGCGAAGGGGTTGAAGAGGTTGAATACTGGAAATACGAGACCTTTATAAAAAAACTGGAGGGACGGTGCGGAATACTTCTTGCCGCCAACGGAGGTATTTTTGCAATAAGAAAAGAGCTTTATCATCCTGTACCGGTTGTTAAAGCGGTTACAGATGATCTGTTTATCTCCCTGTCGGTTATCTCAGGTGGTTTCAAATTTTCATACCGTAACGACGCACTCGCTTATGAGGATACGGGAAAGGATCTTTCGGCCGAGTATGGAAGAAAAGTCCGGTTCGGCGCAACCAATTTTCAGACTTTGATCTATTTTAAAAATCTTCTGTGGGATAAAAATAAATTTTTAAGTTATGCATTCTGGTCGCACAAAGTAACAAGGTGGTTTCTTCCTCTCCTTCTATTTATTCTGTTTATTATAAGTTACATGATAATGAACCAGAATCTTTTTGCACAGAAAGTGTTTTATCTTCAGTTTATACTTTATCTGCTCGCTCTTTGCGGTTATCTGCTTTCTCTTATTAAAGTGAGAATACCTGTATTCTCGCTCCCGTATTTTTTTGTTGTATCTAACCTGGCGATAGCAGAAGGATTCATAAAATTTTTGAAGAAACAGCACAGTGTAATTTGGACATCTACGGAGAGATAA